In Gemmata obscuriglobus, a single genomic region encodes these proteins:
- a CDS encoding HDOD domain-containing protein, whose protein sequence is MTDQSRRALLVTLFTSDRLPPMPAVAMRVYQLAEAPDCDPAELAGLLSTDPALCAGLLRAANSCVYGLARPVSSAARAIQVLGRRAVRALTLSLSAPGPRGRDPGARDYWLTSIGGALIARELAAAGDRPAPDEDMAAALLRDVGAELLRRTFPAKWIGLRRAGAHPQLANTAAEQAVFGADHADIGAELLSRWGLPADVTEPIRHHHHPNQLPAGPLGSRAELLWLSDCLMRLDVLADHPKLMDPVLEAAQRDHGLDVPALSAFLTAIAPKVEAFAQALDVGAVQCPDLAVAIA, encoded by the coding sequence ATGACCGATCAATCGCGCCGCGCGCTGCTTGTGACTCTATTCACCTCGGACCGGCTGCCGCCGATGCCGGCGGTGGCGATGCGCGTCTACCAGCTCGCCGAAGCGCCGGACTGCGACCCGGCCGAGCTGGCCGGCCTGCTGTCCACCGACCCGGCCCTCTGCGCCGGCCTGCTGCGGGCCGCCAACTCGTGCGTGTACGGCCTGGCCCGGCCCGTTTCCAGCGCCGCCCGCGCGATCCAGGTGCTCGGGCGCCGCGCCGTGCGCGCCCTGACCCTGTCGCTGTCGGCCCCCGGCCCGCGGGGCCGCGACCCCGGCGCGCGGGACTACTGGCTGACCTCCATCGGCGGCGCCCTCATCGCCCGGGAGCTGGCCGCCGCCGGTGACCGCCCGGCTCCGGACGAGGACATGGCCGCCGCGCTGCTCCGGGACGTGGGGGCGGAACTGTTGCGGCGCACGTTCCCGGCGAAGTGGATCGGCCTCCGCCGGGCCGGCGCCCACCCGCAGCTCGCCAACACCGCGGCCGAACAAGCGGTGTTCGGGGCGGACCACGCCGACATCGGGGCCGAGCTGCTCAGCCGGTGGGGGTTGCCGGCCGACGTGACCGAACCGATCCGCCACCACCACCACCCGAACCAACTCCCAGCCGGCCCGCTGGGGTCCCGCGCCGAGCTGCTCTGGCTGTCCGACTGCCTGATGCGGCTCGACGTGCTGGCCGACCACCCGAAGCTGATGGACCCGGTGCTCGAAGCGGCGCAACGCGACCACGGGCTCGATGTGCCCGCGCTGAGCGCGTTCCTGACCGCGATCGCGCCGAAGGTGGAAGCGTTCGCACAGGCGCTCGACGTCGGCGCGGTCCAGTGCCCGGACCTCGCGGTCGCGATCGCGTGA
- a CDS encoding DUF1559 domain-containing protein, which translates to MTTRRGHGFTLIELLVVIAIIAILIGLLLPAVQKVREAAARMKCSNNLKQLGLALHGYHDANNVLPRVDGFVFGWGHLPRLLPYIEQDNLYKQIRFDVNVSCEAMAAIRQAKIPVLLCPSDPRSGAVSDNRTLPVAGCPQLGTPGTSDGTTGTTFRGWHSNYVGSYGDGFNNIASAATDPFGGDGARVAYGCGGCASNNTVTATTACPQPGQGYGGGPNHRGLFDYTGTSAPVNFSSITDGLSNTIAFGHTDWSTSSNSSIWMSSTGSAHGTSLPPNWKLRVCQSTAGMSVDACGGVTSSWMGRGFASRHTGGITVALSDGSVRFVPDSINQFTYNALGSRAGGEVVGNY; encoded by the coding sequence ATGACGACGCGCCGCGGGCACGGGTTCACGCTGATCGAGTTGCTGGTGGTGATCGCGATCATCGCGATCCTGATCGGGCTGCTGCTGCCGGCCGTCCAAAAGGTGCGCGAGGCCGCCGCACGGATGAAGTGCTCGAACAACCTCAAGCAACTGGGGCTGGCGCTCCACGGCTACCACGACGCCAACAACGTGTTGCCCCGGGTCGACGGGTTCGTGTTCGGGTGGGGCCACCTGCCGCGGCTGCTGCCGTACATCGAACAAGACAACCTGTACAAACAGATCCGGTTCGACGTGAACGTCTCGTGCGAGGCCATGGCGGCGATCCGCCAGGCCAAGATCCCCGTCCTCTTGTGCCCCAGCGACCCGCGGTCCGGGGCGGTGAGCGACAACCGCACGCTGCCGGTCGCCGGGTGCCCGCAGTTGGGCACGCCGGGGACCAGCGACGGGACCACGGGCACCACCTTCCGCGGGTGGCACAGCAACTACGTGGGCAGCTACGGCGACGGGTTCAACAACATCGCATCGGCCGCGACCGACCCGTTCGGCGGTGACGGGGCCAGGGTCGCGTACGGGTGCGGGGGCTGCGCGAGCAACAACACCGTCACCGCAACAACCGCGTGCCCGCAGCCGGGCCAGGGCTACGGCGGCGGCCCCAACCACCGCGGGCTGTTCGACTACACCGGCACCAGCGCGCCGGTCAACTTCTCGTCCATCACCGACGGGTTGAGCAACACCATCGCCTTCGGGCACACGGACTGGTCCACGTCGTCGAACAGTTCCATCTGGATGAGCAGCACCGGTTCGGCTCACGGCACCAGTTTGCCGCCCAACTGGAAGCTCCGGGTGTGCCAGTCCACGGCCGGGATGTCGGTGGACGCGTGCGGCGGGGTCACGTCGAGTTGGATGGGGCGCGGGTTCGCCAGCCGGCACACGGGCGGGATCACGGTTGCCCTCTCGGACGGGTCCGTGCGGTTCGTCCCGGACAGCATCAACCAGTTCACTTACAACGCGCTCGGCAGCCGCGCCGGCGGCGAGGTCGTCGGGAACTACTGA
- a CDS encoding PSD1 and planctomycete cytochrome C domain-containing protein produces the protein MPRSLRGYLFAFLLAPGATPVRAADAPDFNRDVRPILAARCFKCHGPDDASRKARLRLDTADGAKEAVGTPQDSEFLRRIETTDADAVMPPPSAKIPLTPKERNTLKAWITSGTTYAPHWAFVNPTRPAVPKLKDQPANPIDAFVRARLQREGLAPASEADRHALIRRVYLDLIGVPPSPEEADTFVADKSPDAYEKVVDRLLASPLYGERWARKWLDLARYADTNGYEKDRRRSIWPYRDWLIRALNADLPFDQFTVYQLAGDMLPNATPEQMIATGFHRNTMLNEEGGIDPLEFRYHAIADRTAVTGAVWLGLTIGCAQCHTHKFDPVTHTEYFRFFALLNNTDEPDFTVPSAESAKRRRELEAAIQRLEAALPDKLPVEKRDAAFAAWLGAERKRAVKWTIVTPTKMDAGPTKLTPQPDGSVFASGDAQKRDLYTLALEGLPAGVTAVRIEALPDERLPAGGPGRAYYEGPKGDFLLSEFTLSVEGKPVRVGAASESHARGNLTAKAALDGHPFTGWGGSGVAGGGSVAVFNLAEPLAAKAAKLELLFERHYAASLGRFRVSVTTAGGAKARDLSAEVEALLALPAAELTGAGRAALLRHWSTVAPELKAARDEIAALRKQLPQDPTTLVMRERPADHPRRTFRHHRGEFLAPKEEVKPGVPAVLPPLPKGAAPDRLTLARWLMSPQNPLTARVTVNRHWHALFGRGLVRTLDDFGYQGEAPTHPELLDWLAVEFRSGEKPWSVKHLHRLIVTSATYKQSSKVAPDLLARDAENRLLARGPRVRLEAEQVRDSALKAAGLLSAKMYGPSVFPPQPPGITTEGTYGGLNWQVSPGEDRYRRGLYTFAKRTAPYAMFGTFDAPSGEACTARREVSNTALQALTMLNDAVLIEASQALAKRVAAREGTTADRVAHLFRLCLVREPTVDEVASVGKFYEAQRERFAADATRAAAVAGAGERAAERAAWTAAARAVLNLDEFITRE, from the coding sequence ATGCCGCGTTCGCTTCGCGGGTACCTGTTCGCTTTCCTGCTCGCCCCGGGCGCGACTCCGGTTCGCGCCGCGGACGCCCCGGACTTCAACCGCGACGTGCGCCCCATTCTGGCGGCCCGGTGCTTCAAGTGCCACGGCCCCGACGACGCCTCCCGCAAGGCCCGGCTGCGGCTGGACACGGCGGACGGCGCGAAGGAGGCCGTTGGAACTCCGCAGGACAGCGAGTTCCTGCGCCGCATCGAGACGACCGACGCCGATGCGGTCATGCCCCCGCCGTCGGCGAAGATCCCGCTCACCCCGAAGGAGCGGAACACCCTTAAGGCGTGGATCACGTCCGGCACCACGTACGCGCCGCACTGGGCGTTCGTGAACCCCACCCGGCCCGCGGTGCCGAAGCTCAAGGACCAGCCCGCGAACCCCATCGACGCGTTCGTTCGTGCGCGACTTCAGCGTGAGGGGCTGGCCCCGGCGTCGGAGGCCGACCGCCACGCGCTGATTCGGCGGGTGTACCTGGACCTGATCGGCGTCCCGCCCTCGCCGGAAGAGGCCGATACGTTCGTGGCGGACAAGAGCCCCGACGCCTACGAGAAGGTGGTGGACCGGCTGCTCGCGTCCCCGTTGTACGGCGAGCGGTGGGCGCGGAAGTGGCTCGACCTGGCCCGGTACGCCGACACGAACGGCTACGAGAAGGACCGCCGCCGCTCCATCTGGCCGTACCGCGACTGGCTCATCCGGGCGCTCAACGCCGACCTGCCGTTCGATCAGTTTACGGTGTACCAACTCGCCGGGGACATGCTGCCGAACGCGACCCCGGAGCAGATGATCGCCACCGGGTTCCACCGGAACACGATGCTGAACGAGGAGGGGGGCATCGACCCGCTGGAGTTCCGCTACCACGCGATCGCGGACCGCACCGCCGTCACCGGAGCCGTCTGGTTGGGGCTAACGATCGGGTGCGCCCAGTGCCACACGCACAAGTTCGACCCCGTCACGCACACCGAATACTTCCGCTTCTTCGCGCTGCTGAACAACACGGACGAGCCGGACTTTACGGTGCCGTCGGCCGAATCGGCGAAGCGCCGGCGCGAACTCGAAGCCGCAATCCAGCGGCTCGAAGCCGCGCTGCCCGATAAGTTGCCCGTGGAGAAGCGGGACGCGGCGTTCGCGGCGTGGCTCGGCGCCGAGCGTAAGCGGGCCGTGAAGTGGACCATCGTGACGCCCACCAAGATGGACGCCGGTCCCACGAAGCTGACCCCGCAGCCCGACGGCTCCGTCTTCGCGAGCGGGGACGCGCAGAAACGCGACCTCTACACGCTGGCCCTCGAAGGATTACCCGCGGGGGTGACGGCGGTTCGCATTGAGGCGCTTCCGGACGAGCGATTGCCGGCTGGCGGGCCGGGGCGCGCGTACTACGAAGGCCCGAAGGGCGATTTCCTCCTCAGCGAGTTCACGCTGTCGGTTGAGGGGAAGCCGGTCCGCGTCGGGGCCGCGTCGGAGTCGCACGCGCGCGGCAACCTGACCGCGAAAGCGGCGCTCGACGGTCACCCGTTCACCGGGTGGGGCGGGAGCGGTGTGGCCGGCGGCGGATCGGTGGCAGTCTTCAATTTGGCGGAACCGCTCGCCGCGAAGGCCGCAAAACTGGAACTCCTGTTCGAGCGGCACTACGCCGCCAGCCTCGGGCGCTTCCGCGTGTCGGTGACCACCGCCGGCGGCGCGAAGGCACGCGACCTATCCGCGGAAGTAGAGGCGCTCCTCGCGTTACCCGCGGCCGAACTGACCGGCGCCGGTCGGGCCGCGCTGCTGCGGCACTGGTCGACCGTTGCCCCGGAACTCAAGGCGGCGCGGGACGAGATCGCGGCGCTGCGCAAGCAGCTCCCGCAGGACCCAACCACGCTCGTGATGCGGGAGCGGCCGGCGGACCACCCGCGCCGGACGTTCCGGCACCACCGCGGCGAGTTCCTCGCGCCGAAAGAAGAGGTCAAGCCCGGGGTGCCTGCAGTACTGCCGCCGCTCCCGAAGGGGGCCGCACCCGACCGGCTCACGCTGGCGCGGTGGCTCATGAGCCCGCAGAACCCGCTCACCGCGCGGGTGACCGTGAACCGGCACTGGCACGCGCTGTTCGGCCGCGGGCTGGTGCGAACGCTCGACGACTTCGGCTACCAGGGCGAAGCGCCGACCCACCCCGAACTGCTCGACTGGCTCGCGGTCGAGTTCCGTTCGGGCGAGAAGCCGTGGAGCGTCAAACACCTGCACCGGCTGATCGTAACGTCCGCGACGTACAAGCAGTCCTCGAAGGTGGCACCGGACCTGCTCGCCCGCGACGCGGAGAACCGGCTCCTGGCGCGCGGGCCGCGGGTGCGGCTCGAGGCCGAGCAGGTCCGCGATTCGGCGCTGAAGGCGGCGGGGCTGCTGTCCGCCAAGATGTACGGGCCGAGCGTGTTCCCGCCGCAACCGCCGGGCATCACCACCGAGGGCACCTACGGCGGGCTGAACTGGCAGGTGAGCCCGGGCGAGGACCGCTACCGCCGCGGGCTGTACACGTTCGCCAAGCGGACCGCGCCCTACGCCATGTTCGGCACCTTCGACGCCCCCAGCGGCGAGGCGTGTACCGCGCGGCGCGAGGTGTCGAACACGGCGCTGCAGGCCCTCACCATGCTCAACGACGCCGTGCTGATCGAAGCGTCCCAGGCCCTCGCGAAGCGGGTCGCCGCCCGCGAGGGCACGACGGCCGACCGCGTCGCGCACCTGTTCCGGCTGTGCCTGGTGCGCGAGCCGACCGTTGACGAGGTGGCTTCGGTCGGCAAGTTCTACGAGGCCCAGCGCGAGCGGTTCGCGGCTGACGCCACGCGGGCCGCCGCCGTGGCCGGGGCGGGGGAGCGCGCCGCGGAGCGGGCGGCGTGGACCGCGGCGGCCCGCGCCGTTCTGAACCTCGACGAGTTCATCACGCGAGAGTGA
- a CDS encoding carboxypeptidase-like regulatory domain-containing protein, giving the protein MKLGRLRAGALLGLALLAAGSSGCGGPKGVPVAKVRGTVTYRGKPVAKASVSFIPETPGTVPALATTDENGAYSLSTYGTGDGAPVGPCRVAISLTGPSPPLPEHLAKAEAAAETLRMPGKPLIPKAYFSPETSRLKADVVAGKNNVFDFDLQGDLVP; this is encoded by the coding sequence ATGAAATTGGGCAGACTGCGCGCCGGCGCGCTGTTGGGGCTCGCACTTCTCGCGGCCGGGTCGAGCGGCTGCGGCGGACCCAAGGGCGTGCCGGTGGCGAAGGTGCGCGGCACCGTCACGTACCGCGGGAAGCCGGTCGCCAAGGCGTCGGTGTCTTTCATCCCGGAAACACCGGGCACGGTTCCCGCGCTGGCGACGACCGACGAGAACGGCGCCTACTCACTGTCCACATACGGCACCGGGGACGGCGCCCCGGTCGGCCCGTGCCGCGTCGCGATCTCGCTCACCGGGCCGTCGCCACCGCTGCCGGAGCACCTGGCCAAGGCCGAAGCGGCGGCCGAAACGCTCCGGATGCCCGGCAAGCCGCTGATCCCGAAGGCGTACTTCTCGCCGGAAACGTCTCGGCTCAAGGCCGATGTCGTAGCCGGCAAGAACAACGTGTTCGACTTCGACCTCCAGGGCGACCTCGTACCGTAA
- the ispG gene encoding flavodoxin-dependent (E)-4-hydroxy-3-methylbut-2-enyl-diphosphate synthase: protein MATSSRFDISRLEAAPRVPGKPRHKTREVKVGTRVFGGSNPVWVQSMTTTDTFDVDATVKQIHALEEAGCELVRVTVPKPEDAGALSAIRARVGIPLICDIHFDYKMALAALDHPVDKIRINPGNINKAGDTTHDRFRQIVRKAKQKGIPMRIGVNAGSLETEVNLKYGFPCPPAMVESALRYIEVAESEGYHDIIVSLKSSDVLVAVEAYRLFAQMCDYPTHIGITEAGKPPYAVTKSAAGLAPILLDGIGDTIRISLLGDPVPEIAAAFDILQATQRRVRRPELIACPTCGRLAIDLEDIIAKLEARLNGKRLPVKISVLGCIVNGPGEAREADIGIAAGNGQGMIFRNGEMVRRVPEAEIVDALMEELARWESENQHRIPKTTDAEGLGRRKLPVVAS from the coding sequence ATGGCCACCAGCTCGCGTTTCGACATTTCGCGCCTCGAGGCTGCCCCGCGGGTGCCGGGCAAGCCGCGGCACAAGACCCGCGAGGTGAAAGTCGGCACCCGCGTGTTTGGCGGCTCGAACCCGGTTTGGGTTCAGTCCATGACCACCACCGACACCTTCGACGTCGACGCCACGGTGAAGCAGATCCACGCCCTCGAAGAGGCGGGGTGCGAGCTGGTGCGGGTGACGGTCCCCAAGCCCGAGGACGCCGGCGCCCTCAGCGCGATCCGCGCGCGCGTCGGCATCCCGCTGATCTGTGACATCCACTTCGACTACAAGATGGCGCTGGCCGCCCTCGACCACCCGGTGGACAAGATCCGGATCAACCCCGGGAACATCAACAAGGCCGGCGACACCACCCACGACCGGTTCCGGCAGATCGTGCGCAAGGCCAAGCAGAAGGGCATCCCGATGCGGATCGGGGTGAACGCCGGGAGCCTGGAAACCGAGGTGAACCTGAAGTACGGGTTCCCGTGCCCGCCGGCGATGGTCGAGAGCGCGCTCCGCTACATCGAGGTGGCCGAGAGCGAGGGGTACCACGACATCATCGTGTCGCTGAAGTCGAGCGACGTGCTGGTCGCGGTCGAGGCGTACCGGCTGTTCGCGCAGATGTGCGACTACCCCACGCACATCGGCATCACGGAAGCCGGCAAGCCGCCGTACGCGGTGACCAAGAGCGCCGCGGGGCTCGCGCCGATCCTGCTCGACGGCATCGGCGACACGATTCGCATTTCGCTGCTGGGCGACCCGGTGCCGGAGATCGCGGCGGCGTTCGACATCCTCCAGGCCACCCAGCGGCGGGTGCGCCGGCCCGAGCTGATCGCGTGCCCGACCTGCGGCCGGCTGGCGATCGACCTGGAAGACATCATCGCGAAGCTCGAGGCCCGGCTGAACGGGAAGCGGCTGCCGGTGAAGATCAGCGTGCTGGGGTGCATCGTGAACGGCCCGGGCGAGGCGCGCGAGGCGGACATCGGCATCGCCGCCGGCAACGGGCAGGGGATGATCTTCCGCAACGGCGAGATGGTGCGCCGGGTGCCCGAGGCCGAGATCGTGGACGCACTTATGGAAGAACTCGCACGCTGGGAGAGCGAGAACCAGCACCGCATTCCCAAAACGACCGACGCCGAGGGCCTGGGGCGGCGCAAGCTGCCGGTTGTGGCGAGCTGA
- a CDS encoding Gfo/Idh/MocA family protein encodes MSPITRRAALKTAAATFAAPFVWRAHAHAAPSETVLHASFGADGMAGADINSLTASKNLKLVAVCEVDDARVGNIKKRFPNCVIYKDYRKLLDAEKKLDSVNVSTPDHMHAPIGMMAVNRGLNVYGQKPLTQTIYEARKLTEAAAAKKIVTQMGIQIHSARKHKLVVKLVQDGVIGKVKEVHSWSGKSWGDTAPKPDKTDPVPAGLDWNLWLGVAADRPFIGGGYYHPGNWRKRLDFGTGTFGDMGCHILDPVFNALGVGNPSSITSELPGPNEYNWTLDVQVKYVFPGSKFTTDTVALTWYNGKVRPPKEVVEKIGAHKLDGQGSILIGTEGVLYSPYDSGGQPILIGEKFKDFKLPDVKSDDHYLQYVEAVRGNGQTSAPFSYSGPLTEMVLLGCLATRFPKTDLKWDTKALKVTNNDKANAFVKREYRKGFEVEGL; translated from the coding sequence ATGAGTCCGATCACCCGCCGCGCCGCGCTCAAAACCGCCGCCGCGACCTTCGCCGCGCCGTTCGTGTGGAGGGCGCACGCCCACGCCGCCCCGAGCGAAACCGTGCTGCACGCCAGCTTCGGCGCCGACGGCATGGCCGGAGCCGACATCAACTCCCTGACCGCCAGCAAGAACCTGAAACTGGTCGCGGTGTGCGAGGTGGACGACGCCCGCGTCGGCAACATCAAGAAGCGGTTCCCCAACTGCGTGATCTACAAGGACTACCGCAAGCTGCTCGACGCCGAGAAGAAGCTCGACTCGGTGAACGTGTCCACGCCGGACCACATGCACGCCCCCATCGGGATGATGGCGGTCAACCGCGGGCTCAACGTGTACGGGCAGAAGCCGCTCACCCAGACCATCTACGAGGCCCGTAAGCTCACCGAGGCCGCCGCGGCCAAGAAGATCGTCACCCAGATGGGCATCCAGATCCACTCGGCCCGCAAGCACAAGCTGGTGGTCAAGCTGGTGCAGGACGGCGTCATTGGGAAGGTGAAGGAGGTCCACTCGTGGAGCGGGAAGTCGTGGGGCGACACCGCGCCGAAGCCGGACAAAACGGACCCGGTGCCCGCGGGCCTCGACTGGAACCTGTGGCTGGGCGTGGCGGCCGACCGGCCGTTCATCGGCGGCGGGTACTACCACCCGGGCAACTGGCGCAAGCGGCTCGACTTCGGCACCGGCACGTTCGGCGACATGGGGTGCCACATCCTCGACCCGGTGTTCAACGCCCTGGGCGTCGGGAACCCGTCGTCGATCACGTCCGAACTCCCGGGGCCGAACGAATACAACTGGACGCTCGACGTGCAGGTGAAGTACGTGTTCCCGGGCTCGAAGTTCACCACCGATACGGTCGCCCTGACGTGGTACAACGGTAAGGTTCGCCCGCCGAAGGAGGTCGTCGAGAAGATCGGCGCGCACAAGCTCGACGGCCAGGGCTCGATCCTGATCGGCACCGAGGGCGTGCTGTACTCGCCGTACGATTCGGGCGGCCAGCCGATCCTGATCGGCGAGAAGTTCAAGGACTTCAAGCTGCCGGACGTGAAGTCCGACGACCACTACCTCCAGTACGTGGAGGCGGTGCGCGGCAACGGGCAGACCTCGGCGCCGTTCAGCTACAGCGGCCCGCTGACGGAGATGGTGCTGCTCGGGTGCCTCGCGACCCGGTTCCCGAAGACCGACCTGAAGTGGGACACGAAGGCCCTGAAGGTCACGAACAACGATAAGGCGAACGCGTTCGTGAAGCGCGAGTACCGCAAGGGGTTCGAGGTCGAAGGGCTGTAA
- a CDS encoding RidA family protein produces MQKQYINPPELNPANGYSHVVVAPAGKTIYVSGQVSLNEKAEVVGKGDVRAQVEHVFQNLKAALGAAGATFDDVVKVTYYVVGLKPEHLPHIREIRAKYLNQKTPPASTLVGVAALAVADWLVEIEVVAVLPG; encoded by the coding sequence GTGCAGAAGCAGTACATCAACCCGCCCGAACTGAACCCCGCGAACGGGTACTCCCACGTGGTCGTGGCGCCCGCCGGGAAAACGATTTACGTGTCCGGGCAGGTGAGCCTGAATGAGAAGGCCGAGGTGGTCGGCAAGGGGGACGTGCGGGCGCAGGTCGAGCACGTGTTCCAGAACCTCAAGGCGGCGCTCGGGGCCGCCGGCGCGACCTTCGACGACGTGGTGAAGGTGACCTACTACGTCGTGGGGCTGAAGCCGGAGCACCTGCCGCACATCCGCGAGATCCGCGCCAAGTACCTGAACCAGAAGACCCCGCCGGCGAGCACGCTGGTGGGGGTGGCGGCGCTGGCGGTGGCCGACTGGCTGGTCGAGATCGAAGTCGTCGCGGTGCTTCCCGGGTAA
- a CDS encoding DUF1501 domain-containing protein, whose translation MSLLRPFRIPDSALRNAHTSRRHFFRDCGYGVGKVALASLLCGRAGAAERPAANDPLAPKKPHFAGKAKAVIHLFMAGAPSQLDLFDHKPELAKLEGKPLPAEVIKGQRYAFIRPDAAVLGPRFKFAKHGTCGAEVSEVLPHFAKVVDDVCLLKAVHTDQFNHAPAQIFFNTGFSQPGRPSIGSWALYALGCETKELPAFVVLSTGAGISGGAANWGSGFLPSLYAGTRFRNGAEPILNVNPPAGFDSALQKDTLDLVADLNRKRLGAVGDPEIATRMAAYETAGRLQTAAPELTDLKKEDKETLALYGVDPDKPSFARACLLARRMVERGVRYVNIYHEGWDAHSDVAGNSRNNCKTTDQASAALVADLKRRGMLDSTLVVWGGEFGRTPMVESNPVLGRSQGRDHHPQAFTIWMAGGGIKPGVTLGRTDDLGFHPVEGGVHVHDVQATILHALGFDHERLTYRHAGRDFRLTDVFGKVIKEALA comes from the coding sequence ATGAGTCTGTTGCGTCCGTTCCGCATTCCGGATTCCGCACTCCGAAATGCCCACACCTCCCGCCGGCACTTCTTCCGCGATTGCGGTTACGGGGTGGGGAAGGTGGCGCTGGCGTCGCTGCTGTGCGGCCGCGCGGGGGCGGCCGAGCGGCCCGCGGCGAACGACCCGCTCGCGCCCAAGAAGCCGCACTTCGCGGGCAAGGCGAAGGCGGTGATCCACCTGTTCATGGCCGGCGCGCCGAGCCAGCTCGACCTGTTCGACCACAAGCCGGAACTGGCGAAGCTCGAAGGCAAGCCCCTGCCGGCGGAGGTCATCAAGGGGCAGCGGTACGCGTTCATCCGGCCCGACGCCGCGGTGCTGGGGCCGCGGTTCAAGTTCGCCAAGCACGGGACGTGCGGCGCGGAGGTGTCGGAGGTGCTGCCGCACTTCGCGAAGGTGGTGGACGACGTGTGCCTCCTGAAGGCGGTTCACACCGACCAGTTCAACCACGCCCCGGCGCAGATCTTTTTCAACACCGGGTTCAGCCAGCCGGGCCGGCCGTCGATCGGCTCGTGGGCGCTGTACGCGCTCGGGTGCGAGACGAAGGAGCTGCCCGCGTTCGTGGTGCTCTCGACCGGCGCCGGGATCAGCGGCGGGGCCGCCAACTGGGGCAGCGGGTTCCTCCCGAGCCTGTACGCCGGCACCCGGTTCCGCAACGGGGCCGAGCCGATCCTCAACGTGAACCCGCCGGCCGGCTTCGATTCGGCCCTTCAGAAGGACACACTCGATCTGGTCGCCGATCTGAACCGGAAGCGGCTCGGTGCGGTCGGCGACCCGGAGATCGCGACGCGGATGGCGGCCTACGAGACCGCCGGGCGCTTGCAGACCGCCGCGCCTGAACTGACCGACCTCAAGAAGGAAGACAAGGAGACGCTCGCGCTGTACGGCGTCGATCCGGACAAACCGAGCTTCGCCCGCGCGTGCCTGCTCGCGCGGCGGATGGTCGAGCGCGGCGTGCGGTACGTCAACATCTACCACGAGGGCTGGGACGCGCACTCGGACGTGGCCGGCAACTCGCGCAACAACTGCAAAACCACCGACCAGGCGTCCGCGGCGCTGGTCGCCGACCTGAAGCGGCGCGGGATGCTGGACAGCACGCTGGTGGTGTGGGGCGGCGAGTTCGGCCGCACCCCGATGGTGGAATCGAACCCAGTGCTGGGCCGCAGCCAGGGCCGCGACCACCACCCGCAGGCGTTCACGATCTGGATGGCCGGCGGCGGTATCAAGCCCGGCGTCACGCTCGGGCGGACCGACGACCTCGGGTTCCACCCGGTCGAGGGTGGCGTTCACGTTCACGACGTGCAGGCCACGATCCTGCACGCGCTCGGGTTCGACCACGAGCGCCTGACGTACCGGCACGCGGGCCGCGACTTCCGGCTCACCGACGTGTTCGGCAAGGTCATCAAGGAGGCGCTCGCGTGA
- a CDS encoding acylphosphatase, giving the protein MARIVYYSGDVQGVGFRATAARLARSHPAVRGWVRNLSDGRVELLADGPAHAVEALLAEIRASMADNITSEEATDREPGEPLHGFRIVY; this is encoded by the coding sequence ATGGCGCGGATCGTGTACTACTCGGGCGACGTTCAGGGGGTGGGGTTCCGGGCCACCGCCGCGCGGCTCGCCCGCTCGCACCCGGCGGTCCGCGGGTGGGTGCGGAACCTGAGCGACGGGCGCGTCGAGTTGCTCGCCGACGGCCCCGCGCACGCGGTCGAAGCGCTCCTGGCCGAGATCCGCGCCAGCATGGCCGACAACATCACCTCCGAAGAGGCCACCGACCGCGAGCCGGGCGAACCGCTCCACGGGTTCCGGATCGTCTACTGA